The Gammaproteobacteria bacterium sequence GTCGGTATGCGACGCCTGCATTGACAGGAAAACACCCTCCCCTTTTCTCGTCAATGGGAGCGTCGGTATGCGACGCCTGCATTGACAGGAAAACGGGTTAGCCGGCCAGCGCCAACCGTTTCTCGTCGATCGAGGCGAGGAGCTGGTGATAGGCGTCGGCGAACTTGCGCACGCCCTCGTCCTCGAGAACCTGTACCACGTCGTCGTAGTCGATGCCGACCGACGCGAGCTGGTCGAGGGTCGCAACGGCGGCGGCGATATCGGCGCTCGTGAACACCTTGGGGTCGGAGCTGCCATGGTCCTGGTACGCGTCGATCGTGGAGATGGGCACGGTGTTGACCGTATCTGGCGCAACGAGATCTTCCACGTACATGACATCGCGGTAGGCAGGGTTCTTGGTCGAGGTACTTGCCCAGAGGGGACGCTGGATGCGGGCACCCTTGTCCGTGAGCGCCTCCCAGCGATCTCCCGAGAACATCTCGAGGAACGCGCCATACGCGGCTCGGGCGTTGGCGATCGCAGCCTTGCCACGCAGCGCCAGGGCGTCATCGGTTCCTATGCCCTCGAGGCGCGTGTCGACCTCGGTATCGACACGGGACACGAAGAACGACGCCACCGATGCGACACGTGACACGTCGCCACCGACGGCGGCGAGGCCTTCGAGGCCGCTCAGGTATGCCTCCATGACCTCCCGGTACCGTTCGAGGGCGAAGATCAGGGTCACGTTCACCGAGGTTCCTTCGGTGATGAGTTGACGGACGGCAGGGATACCTTCGGCGGTCGCGGGTACCTTGATCAGTAGGTTCGGTCTGTCGACCCGCTTCACCCACTCGCGCGCCTCGGCGACCGTTGCAGCGGTGTCGTGGGCCAGGTCCGGTGACACTTCGACCGACACGTATCCGTCGACACCGTCCGTGCGGTCGAACACGGGACGCATCACGTCGCAGGCGGCCTGGATGTCGCCGGTGACGAGGGCGGTGTAGATCTCGTCGGTCGATGCGCCGCGAGCGGCCATGTCGCCAAGTGGTCTGTCGTAGTCGGCCGACCCCATGATCGCCGCGGCGAAGATCGATGGATTGGAGGTGACGCCGGTGATGGCGTCGTCCTTCATCATTCGCGGCAAGCCGGCGGGTTTGAGGAGCTCTTGGGATATGGAGTCGAGCCAGATGCTCTGGCCCTGGGCGGCGACGGCGTGCAGGTTTGACATATGTCTCTCCGGGTCGTTCTCGTGCTGCAACGGTAGCGGGCCATCGCTTGTTCCATGCGTGTGTGCCTCGTATCGGTTGAGGTGTTTGACGCGTGGATGTGACAATGTGACAATAGATTGTGTAGTGCCAGGTACTGCCAAGTAGGTCGACGCGGTGCGGAAGAAGACACTTCTTGTGGTGGTCGGCCTGATCGTCGGTGGCGTCGCGGCTGCGGTGATTGCCCGAGGTCAGGTCGCCCAGCCCCAGGTCGACAAGATGGCACGACTCGACGTGGTCATCGGATCGTCGGCGATCGTGGAAGCCCACGTCGAGTCCGTGAACGCCCCGAAGCGTGTGCCAGAAACCGACTTCACCGTCTATGTCGACCAGGTGTTGGTGGAGCGGGTGCTGTTTGTCGCGAAGAGCCCCTCCACGTTCTCCGGCGGACCGTTCCCGGTGCCGAGTCCTCCGACCGGCAGGGTTCTCATGACGGAGCTTGCAGGTGATGCTCCGGGAGTGCCGGGGGGATCTCGCATCCCGTCACACTTCGAAGGGCTGGACCCTGCCGAGTCGGTGATCCTCCTGCTCGGGTATCGACCCGTCGTCGGCGAGCTACCGGAGACCCGCCTGCCCGAGGCGGCTCGAGGTACGCCCTGGCATATCGGGAACGCGGCGGTGGTCCGCGACGGAAAGCTGGAGTTTCTGGGCCCGAACGGGGGCTGGATGACCGAGCAGTTCTCGTGGGTGGTGCAACCGGGCGAGGATCCGGTGGACGTGCTGGTGACGTGGGTCGCCGAGAAAGACGCCGAGCGGCTCGGGGCGCCTCCCGGACCGATCTCGCAGCGGTTCGCTGCGGCGCGGCGGGAGCACGATGCAGCCCGGGCAGACCTGTGGCGTCAAACGCCGGTTGAACATCGTCTCCTCGATCCAGAGGAGACCCCGTCGGAGGAGTTCGCCAAACTGGTGGAGACGAATGTGGTGGTGGAAGTGGATCCTGCTGCTCGGCGGGACGACATGTTCCTCGTAGTGCGGACACCCTTCGGTCTCGCCCATGCAGCTCGGCTCAGCGGCGGCAATCATCCGGCGCCCGTCTTCACCCGACCGGGCGATCCCTGGGAGGTCATCATCGCCCGTGACGAGTGGGGCAACGACACTGTCCCCTCGGAGCAGTGGGAGGGCGCTGTTGGGGTGCTGCTGAGAGTCACTCCCGAGGCGGTTGCAGCGCTCGGCGATCCGAGCCTGGCGCCCGTCGACGGGATAGCCGAACGGTTCGACGACATGCACGACTGGATCGCCGCCGTCTATCCCATCCTCGAGGACTGACCGACGGCCGGCCCTGCTTCGGTTCTCTACTCCAAACGGCAGATCTAGACTTTCGTGGGAGGCCAAACTGTTGGACAACCTCACCGTCGTCACCGGAGCATCCGGACATCTGGGCGCCAACCTCGTCCGGCACCTCGTCGCCGACGAGCGCCCGGTTCGGGTGGTGCTGCTTCCGGACGATCCCGCTCCGGCTCTTGCCGGACTCGACATCGAACGTGTCGCAGGCAACGTACTCGACGAGCAGTCGCTGCGTGTGGCGTTCCGAGGCGCTGCCACGGTCTTTCACTTGGCAGGGATCATCTCCATCGAGGGCGGCTACGGCGGAAAGGTCGTCGCCGTGAACGTCGGAGGGGTCCACAACGCCGCAGAAGCCGCTCTGGCCGAAGGGGTGAATCGATTCGTGCACTGCTCGTCGATTCACGCGTTCGCCCCGCTGCCGTTGCGCCGAGCCGTCGACGAGCGCCGCGCCCGTCCCTTGAACGGCGGGCGTGCCGCCTACGACCAATCGAAAGCAGCCGGTGAGATGGCGTTGCGCAAGGCGGTCGAACGGGGTCTCGACGCCGTGACCATCAACCCGACCGGCGTGATCGGACCGTATGACTTCCAGCCGTCGCGTATGGGCCGGGTCCTGCTGATGATGCGTGCGGGGCGGTTGCCGGTGCTTCCCGACGGTGGGTTCAACTGGGTCGACGTGCGCGACGTCGCCGAAGCCCTGCTGCTCGGCGAGACAAAAGGCCGCTCCGGTGAGTCCTACATCGCTGCCGGCCACTGGCAGTCGATGCGCGACCTCGCGGAGCTGGTCGCTGCAGTGACCGGGGCGCGTGTTCCTCCGGTCATCCCGATGGGTCTCGTCAGGTTCGGCGCTCCCCTCGTCGGATTCGTCTACCGTCGCCTGGGGAGGGAACCACTGTTCACCTCCGAGTCGGTCCGGGCCCTACGCACCTACCGTCACATCGACCACGCCAAAGCGACGAGGACGCTCGGGTACATGCCTCGTCCGACTCGCGACACGATCGAAGACGTCTTCCGCTGGTTCGCGGAGGCGGGTGTGATCGAACGCGTGAGGGCACCGAGGCTCAGTGCCCGAGCGTCCCTGCGAGCGTGGTGGGGGAGTGTCGGTCGCAAGGGAGTCCGTCGACAGTCGATGTGACCTGCGACTTCCGCCGGTCACGATGCGGGGCTCCCGGCGTCATGCAGTAACCTGCGGTTCGCAATGCCACGCAGGATCCTGATCGCAAAGCCCGGTCTCGACGGGCACGACCGAGGGGCCAAGGTAATCGCCAGGGCGCTTCGGGATGCCGGTAATGAAGTGATCTACTCGGGTCTGCACCAGACCCCCGAACAGATCGTCGATACCGCCATCCAAGAAGACGTCGACGCGATCGGCTTGTCGGTACTCAGCGGTGCCCACATGACGCTGTTCCCACGCGTCGTACAACTCCTTGCTGAGCAGGGCACCAACGACATCGTCGTGTTCGGTGGCGGCATCATCCCCGATGATGACATCGCCAAGCTGAGAGACGCCGGTCTGTCCGGCATCTTCACGCCGGGCACACCGCTGTCGGAGATCACCGACTGGGTAGCGAGCAACATACAAGAACACTGACGAGGAGAGATTCGTGGACCTTCTGGAATACCAGGGGAAGTCCTTGTTCGCCCGAATCGGGGTACCCGTCCCCGATGGTCGGGCAGCCACCACCGCCGAGGAGGCACGGGATGCCGCCCGTGATCTCGGCGGAACCGTAGTGGTCAAGGCACAGGTACAGGTAGGCGGACGGGGCAAGGCCGGCGGCATCAAGCTCGCCGAGACCCCCGACGAGGCGTACGAACGGGCCGATGAGATCCTCGGCATGGACATCAAAGGTCACACCGTCCATCGCGTATGGATTGAGCAAGCTTCCAAGATCAAGGCGGAGTACTACGCATCGTTCACGCTGGACCGCTCGGCCAAGAAGCACCTCGGGATGATCAGCGCCAAAGGTGGCATGGACATCGAACGCGTCGCAGTCACCGAACCGGAAGCGGTTGTGAAGGTGCACATCGACCCGGTCATCGGCCTGCCGAACTGGCTTGCCACCGAGATGGTCTATCGCGCCAAACTCGACCCGGAAGCCGCCCGCGGCTCCATCGCCCTGTTGAAGAAGCTCTACCAGGCGTTCGTCGAGTTCGACTGTGACCTCGTCGAGGTCAACCCGATGATCCTCACAGAGGATGGCCAGGTGATGGCGCTGGACGCCAAGGTGACGCTCGACGAGAACGGCTTCTTTCGGCACAAGGGCTTTCCGGAGTTCGCCAAGGAGCACGTCATCCCGCCGGTCGAACGAATGGCGAAGGACCGCGGGTTGAACTTCATCAAGCTCGACGGGGACGTGGGCATCATCGGCAACGGAGCCGGTCTCGTGATGTCGACCCTCGACGTCGTGTCGCTCGTCGGTGGCAAGGCAGCGAACTTCCTCGACGTCGGCGGCGGCGCCGGTGCCGACACGATCACGAACGCCCTCGAAGTCCTCATGGAGGACGCGTCGGTCAAGACCGTGTTGATCAACATCTTCGGCGGTATCACCCGCTGTGACCTTGTCGCACAGGGTGTCCTCGAGGCGTTCGAGAGTCTCGATCTCCCGTGGCCGATCGTTGTCCGTCTCGATGGGACGAACGCGGGAGAAGGGCGAGAAACCCTTGCCAAGGTGCAGTCAGACAAGCTCATTCCCGCGGCGACGATGCGGGAGGCAGCCGAGAAAGCCGTGCAACTGGCAGGCGGGGAGGTGGCCTGATGGCGATCATCATCGATGAAAACACCAAGGTGGTCGTGCAGGGTCTGACCGGCAAAGAGGGTCAGTTCCACGCGCTGCGCAACCGTGACTATGGGACGAACGTGGTCGCCGGAACCCGTCCTGGCAAGGGTGGCGAGGAAGTATCCGGCATCCCGATCTTCGATACGGTCGCCCAGGCCGTTGAAGCCACAGGCGCGAACACGTCGCTGATCTTCGTTCCGCCGCCGTTCGCTGCAGACGCCGTCCTTGAAGCTGCCGCTTCGGGTGTGGATGTGATCGTGTGCATCACCGAGGGCATCCCCGCCCAGGACGAGGCGAAGGTCTTCAACTACCTGAAGCAGACGACGCCGGACACGGTGTTGATCGGCCCGAACTGTCCCGGGCTCATCTCACCCGGGAAGTCCAACGTCGGCATCATGCCCGATTCGATCACAGCACCTGGGAACATTGGCGTCGTGTCGCGCTCCGGTACGCTCACGTACCAGGCTGTGCATGAACTTACGACCCATGGACTCGGCCAGACGACCTGTATCGGCATCGGGGGAGACCCGGTGCCCGGTACGACCTTCATCGATGTTCTGGCCCGGTTCCAGGATGATCCGGATACCGAAGGGATCGTCATGATCGGCGAGATCGGCGGAGATGCCGAGGAGCAGGCAGCCGAGTTCATTAGAGAGTACGTCACCAAACCGGTGGTTGCCTATATCGCCGGAGTCACCGCACCGAAGGGCAAGAAGATGGGCCACGCCGGTGCGATCATCTCCGGGTCCAAGGGCACCGCGGCCGCCAAGATGGAGGCGCTGGAGGCCGTTGGCGTCACCGTCCTCGACGATCCGACGATGATCGGTGTGGCCATGAAGGGGCTGCTCGGATCCTGATGTACCCGTTCTTGTGACGGTTGGATCGGATAACTCCTGTCCAGCGTCACAAGAACGCGTTAGCTTCCTTTTCATGTACATCCGCTCGATGCTGCCCGAGGACTTGGAGCACGTCGTCGCTATCTATGCGGAAGGTCTCGTTACCGGGCAAGCGACCTTTGAGACATCGGTCCCCTCGCCCGAAGCGTGGGAAGCGACGCATCTCCCTTCATGCAAGCTGGTCGCCGTGGACGAAGACACGGTGATCGGCTGGGCCGCACTCAGCGCGGTTTCGAATCGATGTGTCTACGGCGGCGTTGCCGAGGCGAGTACCTACGTCGCTGCGGACCGCCGCGGCCAGGGTGTGGGAGGTGCGCTCCTCGACGCGCTGATCACAGCATCGGAAGACGAAGGCTATTGGACCCTGCAAGCCAGCACGTTCCCCGAGAACGAGTCCAGCCTGCTGCTACTGCAGTCGCGAAGGTTCCGCATCGTCGGCAACCGGATCAGGATCGGGCAACACGAAGGCCACTGGCGCGACACCGTCCTACTCGAGCGGCGCAGTACCCGGGTGGGCGTCTGACGGGCGGCCTGCCTTCTCGATCGGGCGCAGCACGAGCCACGTGTACGCGATACCGGCGCCGTAGAGGATCAACATCGCCACGAACAGCACGTTGAAGCCCACGTCGAACCCGAGCTTGCTTCTGATCCAGCCCGACAACAACGGTCCGACGGTCCACCCGGCCGTCCAGACCATCGCCTCGGCCGCCGCAAGCGACGGACGCCATGCTTCCCTGACCTGTCCCATCGTGAACTCGGCGTAGATCGGGTTGGCTGCGTTCATCAACGCCGATCGGACGAACAGCGCGATGGCAACCGCAGCGAAGCTGCCGGAGAAACCCAGCATCGTGATGAACGGCAGTGACAGTGTCTGGACGATCACGATGCTCACGGTTTTGCCAAACCGCTCTGCGATGATCGGCTGGAGCATCACGGCGATTGCCATACCCAGCTGGGACCATGCGAAGACGGCGCCGAGGGTTGCATAGGAAACTCCGAATTTGCCCTCGACGAAGATGTTGAGGAACGGGATGATCAGCCCTGCTCCGAGACCGATGAAGATGTTTGGCACGAGCAGGATCAGGATGATCCTCCTGGCGGGACGAGGGATGTGCCACAGCTTTCCCTCCATCGGTTCCGCCGGTCTGACTTCGGTGAGCTTCCAAAGGGGGAGCGCGGTGATCAGGTAGAGCACCGCGGCGACCATGACCGTCCATTGAATCGCCTGGAGGCTCTTCGGATCGAAGCCGCCGATCTTGGCGAAGAACGAGGGGAGCCAGCCTCCCGCGAGACTGCCGAAGAATCCGGCGACGAGATTCGCCGCGAACTGTGCCGAGAACAGGTAGGTGCGGTTCGCCTGCGGCTCGAGTGCGGTCATCAGCGGACTCGGCACGACCCAGAAGGCCATGCCGCCGAGTCCGATGAGAAACACCGATGCCATAGCGGGAACGATGCTGTGTGAAAGAGCCAGCCCCAGGAGACCCAAGCCGGCGGCGAATGCCCCCATCCGCATCATGCGGACGTACCCGGTGCGTTCCGAGAGGCGAGCCAAGGGGAGGGCGAGTATGAGGGCGACGAGGTTGGGCACGGCGTTAGCGATGCCGACGAGGGACTGGGAGAACCCGAGGCCTTCAAACAGGAAGTTCAGCAGTAGCCAGGTGATGCTGAACGAGAAACCCCACAGCGTCGCGGCAGCGAGGAACCAGCGCGAGTCGCGCGTAAACGATCGGAGCCGGGTGATCGCGGTGAGCACCGGCGCATGGTATACGCCCCTTTTCTAGTCAATGTCGGCGTCGAATAGCGACGCTTCCATTGACGAGAATGTGGCCTCATCGTTTCCTGTCAATACCGGCGTCGAATAGCGACGCTTCCATTGACGAGAATCTTGGAGGGGGTTCTCGTAGACTCGTAGAACGTTGCCAAAGTGAGGGAAACCGTGACTGTGTTCATCATCATCGTTGCCGTGCTGGTCGTGTGGTTTTTCGGCATGTACAACCGCCTGGTCAAGCTTCGCAACCGCACCGACAACGCGTGGTCACAGATCGATGTGCAACTCAAACGTAGGTACGACTTGATTCCTAATCTCGTAGAGACGGTCAAGGGGTATGCATCTCACGAGAAGTCCACGTTTGAGCAGGTTGTGGCCGCTCGTAACCGAGCGATGGCAGCGGGAGATGTGAAGGAGAAGGCCCAGGCCGAGAACATGCTGACTGCCGCCCTCCGGCAACTGTTCGCACTCGCCGAGGCGTATCCGGAGCTCAAGGCGAGTATGAACTTCTCCGAACTGCAGGAACAGCTCACCGACACGGAGGACAAGATCGCGATTGCTCGCCAGATCTACAACGACGCGGTGCTGAGTCTCAACAACCGGGTCCAGACCGTTCCGTCCAACATCGTGGCCGGCATTGCGGGGTTCAAGACACGCGAGTACTTCGACGCGCCCGACGAGGCCGATCAGGCGCCTCAGGTGAGTTTCTGACCGTGCGCCGAATCGGTGCCGTCACACTCCTGGCGGCTCTGGCAGTTGCCGTCCTTGCCGGCCCTGCCGCGGCCAGAGGATTCGACACGACCCGCGCCGTCGTCGAAGTCCAGGTGCAGGCCGACGGATCCCTCCTCGTAACCGAACACCTCACTTTCGATTTCGACGGGTCATTCACCGGCGCCTATCGGGACATTCCGCTGCGTCCTGGCGAGGAGATCGTTGACGTATCGGTGTCGGAGGGTGGCAGGGCCTATCAACCGGGCGCGTCTGCAGAGCTCGGTTCCTCCGGCGCTCCCGACACGTTCGGCGTCGTGCAGCTGGGCAACCTCGAACGCATCGTCTGGCACTATGCCGCTGCCAACGAGCCGCGTACCTTCACGGTGTCGTACCGCTTTCTGGGTCTGGCCCATGCCTATGACGACGTCGTCGACGTCAACCTGCAGGTGTGGGGCGACCAGTGGAAAGGCGGGCTCGACTCACTCACCGCAACGATGACCTTGCCCGGTACTCCGTCCGATGTTCGCGTGTGGGGACATCCCGCGACCATCAAGGGTTCGACTTCTCTCGGTGCCGACGGCGTCTCGCCCACACTCGAGGCGAGCGGAATCCCGGACCAGCAGTTCGTCGAGATGCGCGTCGTGTTCCCCCGATCCGTCCTCACCTCGACGTCTGGCGCCACCGAGATTGCAGGGGACGGCCTGCCTCAGATCCTCGCCGAGGAGGAGGCAGAAACGGCTCGCGCTTCTCGCGATCAAGCCACAGGACGTCGTCTGGCCATCGTGCTCCTGATCATCACGTTCCTACCCGCGCTGAGTGCCGTCGCCTGGCTCTACCTACGCTACGGGCGAGAGCCGCGGGTCGACTATGACCGCGAGTACGAGCAGGAGCCGCCGTCGGACGATCCGCCGGTGGTCGTTGGTGGTCTGCTTTCCCAGGGGACGGTCGGGGTCCCGGAGTTCACCGCGACCCTGTTCGATCTGATCCGCAAAGGTGTTCTGACCGCCGGGCCCGTCAGTGTGGAGCGCAAGACGTGGGGGGGTCTGCGAACCGAGCAGATCTCCGATCTGGAGATCGGACTCGGTGATACGCACATGGCGTTGACCGCTGCCGAGCGTCCCGTCGTGACCGTGATGAAGAGAGTTTTTGCCTCAGGCCCCCAGCCGTTGACCGAGTTCAGAGAGCTGATCAGAGAGGACGCGGCAGCAAACGCCGAGACATACAAGGTATTCCAGAAGGAAGCCGAGAAGGCGCTGACCCGCCGAAAGTTGCTGGACCGCTCCGGCACCAAACCAATGTGGATCGTCGGTGGGGTCATGTTCGCGTTGATCTTCATCGGGATGTTTGCGATGGCGCCGCTGGCGGGGACCAGGTGGGGGACGCTCATCGTTCCCGGTTTGCTGCTGGCATTCTTCGTCAACGCGACCATCCTTGGTGTGTTCGCCATCACCAGGAAGGGCTGGGTGAAGCGTACCCGTACGGGCGCTCAACTGGCGGCTCGGTGGGAGGCCTTCCGGCGGTATCTGAAGGACTTCAGCCGTCTCGAGGAGGCGCCGGCCATCTCACTGGCTCTGTGGGATCGCTACCTCGTCTACGCGGTGGCGCTCGGAGTCGCCGAGGACGTTCTGAAGGCGGCCCGTTTGCGGGCGCCCCAAGAGCTAGAGCAGCAGAGCAGCCTGTATTGGTACGGAACCCAGGGGTACTCCGGTGGACACAGCACCAACGCACTCGCCGGTCTTGGGAGCGCACTGCACGGCGCCTTCGCTGCTCCGTCGTCGGGTGGAGGGGGAGGCTTCAGCGGTGGTGGTGGCGGTGGCGGAGGCGGCGGAGGCGGCGGCGCCTGGTGACACGCGTTTTCCTGTCAATGCAAGCGTCGGATAGCGACGCTTGCATTGACAGGAACCTCATTTCTGTCGGCCGCACGATTTCATTTCGGCATTGACGAGGAAGGCTGGGCACGCATCCGCCTCCGGTCCCAGCGGGCGAACACGACCGTACCCAGCAGCGTCCAGGCCGCCACGGCGAAGAACATCGTCGGGTAGTTGCCGTAGTGGATCGCCGCACCGAGTACAGGCGCGCCGATGAGGGCTCCCAGGTCGAAGAGACCGGTGAAGATAGCGATGGCAGAGCCGCGATCGGCGGTCCGTGACCGGGTCACGACCAGTGCGAGCATGATGGGGAACGCATACGCATGCCCTGCCCCACACAGGAGACCGGCAGCGACCACCGCGCCGCCGCCGCCGGCGAGTGCGAGCACGATGAAGCCGATCGTTGCAGAGGCCAGCGCCGGGTACAGCACCTTCATCTGACCCACCCGGTCGGGGAGGGAGCCGCCGAAGAGTCGCAGGGCGATCGCGATGCTCGAATAGGCGGCGAAGAATGCGCCAACCGACCCGATCCCGGTCTCGACCACGAACGTCTTCAGGAATGTGAAATAGGCGGTGAGCGCTACCGCAAAAACGAATGTCAACCACCACAGCGGCCGCAGGCTGGGAGCTGTCACCGATGCCCAGAAGCGCATGGGGGCCGACGTCCCTTTGGGGGCATCGTGAAGTGGGAGGGACAGGAGAAGGGCAAGTCCGGCGAATCCGAGTGCGGTGAGAAACAGGTGGGTGAAGGTTCCGGCCTCGAGGATGACGTCGCCGAGCAGGCCACCGAGGGCGATTGGCAAGAGCCCGGAGACCCCGAAGAGGGCGAGTCCCTCCGTCCTCCTCGCAGATGGAACCTGGTCCGCACCGTAGGTGAACAGCGATGTGAACAACAGAGCTGTAGCGATGCCGTGGAGGATCTGTACCACGTAGATCCACGGGCCGAGGCCGGTCACCGTCAGATACAGGGCGAGCGTGGCGATGTTGCCCAGGTTCCCGGCGATGATCACGGGGCGACGTCCGTAGATGTCCATGGCCTGGCCCACCCACGGGCGAACGATCACCGACGCCAGGGCGGTGAGCCCCACCAGCAGACCGATCTCGACCTCGCTCGCCCCGAGCCCGAGCAGGAATCCGGGGAAGTGGATGAACAGTGCCCATGCCATTGCCTGGGCGAGGTTCGCAAGCCACGCAAGGGAGAAACGTCTCGTCAGCAGTCTGGGCATCCGAGGAGCCTATACACGTGCGGACCGCCGTCAGTCGGGATTTGGTCGCTGACGCCGCGGTTAGGCTCACAGGGAGAAGGAGAGGCAATGGCCAAGGAATACCAGCTCCGCATGTACGACGTGGCCGAGGGGAAGATGGAGGAGTTTCTGGCGATCTTCCCAGCGGTCGTCGAAGCCCGTCGCAGTGTCGGATTCGATGTTGTGGGGGCGTGGACCATTCCCGAGGAGAACAAGTTCGTGTGGATCGTCTCGACGGAAGCGCCCGGTGGGATCGACGCTCTCTCCGATGCGTACTACGCATCTCCGCTCCGAGCAGCCATCGATCCTGAGCCGGCTTCCCTACTGGATGAGATCGAGACAAGGCTCATGCAGGCCGTTCCATTCTGAGCAATCGAGAGCAGCCCGTGCAGCTGCGCGGGCCTACGGATAGGAGGGGGGTTTCCCCATTGAGTGCCCGCATACTCGACGGAAAAGAAGTGGCAGCGGCGGTTCGCGAAGAAGTCGCCGCGATGGTTGCGGCGATACCGAAAGAAGTGGGACTGGCCACGGTCCTGGTCGGCGATGACCCGGCCTCCCATGTGTACGTGCGCAGCAAACGCCGGACCGCAGGCAAGGTCGGCATCACCTCGATCCACAATGAGGTCCCGGCCGATGTCACCCAGGAGGACCTCGAAGCGCTCGTGCTCCGGCTCAACGCGGACCCCGCTGTCGACGGAATCATCGTGCAACTTCCGCTGCCCGACCATCTCGATGAACAGAGGATCACCTCGCTGATCGACCCTGGAAAGGACGTCGACGGGCTTCATCCCTACAACCTTGGTCTCCTCGCCTTGGAACGGCCCAAGTTGGTGCCGTGCACCCCTCAGGGCGTGATGCGCATCCTCGACTACTACGGCATCGAGACGTCGGGTGCTCGGGCGGTGATTGTGGGACGGTCCTTCCTCGTGGGACGTCCGCTCGGTCTCCTACTGGGGCTCAAGGGCACCGACGCGACTGTCACGATGGCGCACTCTCGGACTCGCGACCTGAGCGCGGTCACCCGGGAGGCAGACATCCTCGTGGCTGCCGTCGGCAGGGCGAAGATGATCGGAGCGGGCGACGTGAAACCGGGAGCCACGGTCATCGATGTCGGAATCAACCGCACCGAGGAAGGACTCGTCGGCGACGTCGATTTCGACGCGGTCGTCGAAGTGGCCGGATCGATCACTCCGGTCCCCGGAGGGGTGGGCCCGATGACCGTTGCCATGCTCATGCGCAACACCGCGATTGCAGCCCGATCACACGTGGGATAATCCGCCTGAAAGGAGATCAACATGGCGTTACCGATTACGATGGGACCCGAGGGGCTCGTCGTTCCTGACGAGCCCCTCATCCCCTTCATCGAGGGTGATGGCACCGGTCCCGACATCTGGCGTGCGTCCCGCTACGTGTTCGACTCGGCTGTAGAAAAGGCCTACGGCGGGCATCGCCGCATTGGGTGGAAAGAAGTGCTCGCCGGTCAGAAGGCGTACGACGAGACAGGCGAATGGCTTCCCGCGGAGACGATCGACGCGTTCCGACAATACCTGGTCGGCATCAAGGGTC is a genomic window containing:
- a CDS encoding MFS transporter, whose amino-acid sequence is MPRLLTRRFSLAWLANLAQAMAWALFIHFPGFLLGLGASEVEIGLLVGLTALASVIVRPWVGQAMDIYGRRPVIIAGNLGNIATLALYLTVTGLGPWIYVVQILHGIATALLFTSLFTYGADQVPSARRTEGLALFGVSGLLPIALGGLLGDVILEAGTFTHLFLTALGFAGLALLLSLPLHDAPKGTSAPMRFWASVTAPSLRPLWWLTFVFAVALTAYFTFLKTFVVETGIGSVGAFFAAYSSIAIALRLFGGSLPDRVGQMKVLYPALASATIGFIVLALAGGGGAVVAAGLLCGAGHAYAFPIMLALVVTRSRTADRGSAIAIFTGLFDLGALIGAPVLGAAIHYGNYPTMFFAVAAWTLLGTVVFARWDRRRMRAQPSSSMPK
- the folD gene encoding bifunctional methylenetetrahydrofolate dehydrogenase/methenyltetrahydrofolate cyclohydrolase FolD, coding for MSARILDGKEVAAAVREEVAAMVAAIPKEVGLATVLVGDDPASHVYVRSKRRTAGKVGITSIHNEVPADVTQEDLEALVLRLNADPAVDGIIVQLPLPDHLDEQRITSLIDPGKDVDGLHPYNLGLLALERPKLVPCTPQGVMRILDYYGIETSGARAVIVGRSFLVGRPLGLLLGLKGTDATVTMAHSRTRDLSAVTREADILVAAVGRAKMIGAGDVKPGATVIDVGINRTEEGLVGDVDFDAVVEVAGSITPVPGGVGPMTVAMLMRNTAIAARSHVG